The genomic region TTCATCTCGACGCCAGGGGGCAACTGAAGTGGAGAATAACTCTTCGCCATACTACCACACCTTGCAGATGACTTCGCCGCCAACCCGGCGCCTTCTTGCCTCACGGTCGGTGATGATTCCAAGGGGGGTGGAAAGAATAGCAATGCCTAGCCCCCCCATCACCTTGGGCACTTCCTCACAGCCAACATAAACCCGCCGGCTCTGCCTGGAAACCATCTCCAGCCCCCTAATAACCGAACTCCCATCGTCAAGGTATTTAAGGGCAACGATAATCTGTTTTTTTACACCCTCACCGTCAACCCGAAAGTTACTGATAAACCCTTCCTCCATCAACACCCGGGCGATTTCGTATTTCAGCCGACTGTAGGGAACGACAACCTCTTTATGCCGGGCAGCAAGTGCGTTGCGGATGCGGGTGAGAAAATTGGCAATCGGGTCCAAGTTTTCCTCCCTACCAGGTTGCCTTACGCACTCCGGGGATTTCCCCCCGCAGTGCCAGTTCGCGAAAGCAGAGTCGGCAAAGCCCGAACTTGCGATAGTAAGCTCGGGCGCGAAAGCAAATCTGACAGCGATTGTGCTTGCGAACTTTGAACTTCGGCTCTCGCTGAGATTTCACAATCAAACATCTTCTTGCCATATTACTTCCTCTTTGCAAAGGGCATGCCCAGTTCTTCAAGCAATGCCCGTGCCTCATCATCATGCTTTGCTGTGGTCTGAAAGGTTATCGTCATTCCAAATATCTTCTTCACTTTTGCAACCTCAATCTCCGGAAAGATTACCTGCTCACTCAAACCTAAACTGTACCCCCCCCTGCCATCAAAGGCATCGGTCGGGAAACCCCGAAAGTCACGAATCTTGGGGGCTGCCAAATTGAAAAACCGGTCGATAAACTCATACATCCGCTCACCCCTGAGCGTCACCTTAATACCCAATGGCATTCCTGCACGGATGCGGAATGCCGAAATTGCCCGTTTTGCATAGGTACGGACCGGCTTCTGTCCGGTGATCAACGCCAAATCCTCTGCCATCAAATCCAAGACCTTAGAGTCCTGCACCGCCTCTTTCGTGGTCACATTAATCACCACCTTCACAAGTTTCGGTACCTGGTGCCTGTTCTTGTACCCGAAACGTTTAATCAGGGTTGGAACCACCTTGTTTAGATAATGTTCTTTAAGCCTTGCACTCATACATCAATGATTTCCTCGCACTGTTTACAAACCCGCACCCGCCTGCCCTCATGCTCCTCCCGCCGCACCTTTGCCCCTTTGCCGCATTTGGGGCAGATGAGTACAAGGTTAGACACATCAATTGGGTTGGGCAGGTCAACGATGCCACCTGGCTTATCCGGACCCCTTGCCCGCTGATGCTTCTTAGCCAGGTTTAATCCTTCTACTATCGCGCGATACCGCTCCCTCTTCTTATCCCACTCTATCCGCAGAATCTTACCCCGCCGACCTTTCTCCTCACCCGTAATTACTTCCACAACATCACCCTTACGTAAGTTCATCTAAACCACCTCAGTTGCCAATGAGATAATTTTAGTAAATTGCCGTTCCCGCAATTCCCTCGCCACCGGTCCAAAAACCCGTGTTCCCTTGGGTTCACCCTTATCATCAATCAACACACAGGCATTGTCATCAAAACGGATATAGGTTCCATCCTGACGGCGCCACTCCTTTCGCGTTCTGATAACTACCGCCTTGGATTTATCACCAGGTTTAATCGGTCCGTTCGGCAAGGCATCCTTGATTGTCACCAACACGGTATCCCCCAGCCAGCCGAACTTGCGCTTGGAACCACCGTAGATTTTTATCACCATTGCCTCCCGAGCACCAGAATTGTCCGCAACGGTAAGCCGGCTATACTCTTGGATCATAACTTCTTCACCACCCGCCAGCGTTTCAGTTTTGACAAAGGCCTTGTCTCCATCAAAAGTACCCTATCCCCTTCCTGACATTCTGCCTTTTCGTCATGGGCGTACAGTTTTGTTCTGCGCCGGATATACTTTTTGTATTTTGGATGCTGCTCCAGCCTTTCCGTCTCAACAACCACCGTTTTCTGCATCTTGGCAGAAACCACCGTTCCAAATACCGTTTTCCGCGGGTTACGCACCTTATTTACCTCCGCTTTCCTTTAACTCCATCTCTCTAAGCACGGTCAACATCCGGGCGATATCTCGTCGCAATACCCGCAAACGCAATGGATTAGGCAATTCTTCGCCTGCCCGGCGCAGCCTAAGTTTCAGCAATTCATCCCGTGCCTCAGCCAGCCGGCGCTGTATCTCCTCTTTTCCCAGTTCCCGCAACTCAGAAGCCTTCATAGGTGAACTCCTCCCGCTCAACAAGCCTTGTCTTACAGGGCATCTTACTCGCCGCAAGAGTTAGCGCAGCCACCGCCTCAGCTCGAGGTAACCCACCAAGTTCAAATAGAACTCGTCCAGGTTTGACCACGCAAACCCATTCCTCGGGTGTACCTTTGCCCTTTCCCATCCTTGACTCTGCCGGCTTTTTTGTAACCGGCTTGTCCGGAAAGATTCTAATCCACAGCTTTCCTGTCCTTTTGAGAAACTTTGTCAGGCAGAGCCTTGCCGCCTCAATCTGCCGGGCGGTTATCCAGGATGGCTCGAGGGCAATAAGACCAAACTCACCAAAATCTATCCGGTTTGCGCTTGTTGCCTTCCCCTTCATTCTCCCTCGCATCGCCTTCCGATACTTCACACGCTTGGGCATCAACATCTTTGCTAACTCCTTATCGCCGGTTGAATTTCGCCCTTATAAATCCACACCTTCACCCCGCATGTCCCGGCAATCGTCTTGGCAACATCCATCGCATAATCTATATCCGCTCTCAATGTCTGCAAAGGTACCCTGCCCTCCCGATACCATTCACTGCGGGCAATCTCAGCCCCTCCTAGCCTACCTCCAACCATCACCTTTATTCCCTGTGCCCCTAACCTCATCGCCTGGGTCACCGCCCGTTTCATCGCCCGGCGATGGGCAACCCGTTGCTCGAGTTGTCGCGCAATGCTCTGGGCAACCAGTTTCGCCTCAAGTTCTGGAACCCGGACCACCTCAACCAAAATTGTCACCTCTTTATCACTACCAATCAGCC from candidate division WOR-3 bacterium harbors:
- the rpsH gene encoding 30S ribosomal protein S8 codes for the protein MDPIANFLTRIRNALAARHKEVVVPYSRLKYEIARVLMEEGFISNFRVDGEGVKKQIIVALKYLDDGSSVIRGLEMVSRQSRRVYVGCEEVPKVMGGLGIAILSTPLGIITDREARRRRVGGEVICKVW
- a CDS encoding type Z 30S ribosomal protein S14, yielding MARRCLIVKSQREPKFKVRKHNRCQICFRARAYYRKFGLCRLCFRELALRGEIPGVRKATW
- the rplE gene encoding 50S ribosomal protein L5, whose product is MSARLKEHYLNKVVPTLIKRFGYKNRHQVPKLVKVVINVTTKEAVQDSKVLDLMAEDLALITGQKPVRTYAKRAISAFRIRAGMPLGIKVTLRGERMYEFIDRFFNLAAPKIRDFRGFPTDAFDGRGGYSLGLSEQVIFPEIEVAKVKKIFGMTITFQTTAKHDDEARALLEELGMPFAKRK
- the rplX gene encoding 50S ribosomal protein L24 yields the protein MNLRKGDVVEVITGEEKGRRGKILRIEWDKKRERYRAIVEGLNLAKKHQRARGPDKPGGIVDLPNPIDVSNLVLICPKCGKGAKVRREEHEGRRVRVCKQCEEIIDV
- the rplN gene encoding 50S ribosomal protein L14 gives rise to the protein MIQEYSRLTVADNSGAREAMVIKIYGGSKRKFGWLGDTVLVTIKDALPNGPIKPGDKSKAVVIRTRKEWRRQDGTYIRFDDNACVLIDDKGEPKGTRVFGPVARELRERQFTKIISLATEVV
- the rpsQ gene encoding 30S ribosomal protein S17 — encoded protein: MQKTVVVETERLEQHPKYKKYIRRRTKLYAHDEKAECQEGDRVLLMETRPLSKLKRWRVVKKL
- the rpmC gene encoding 50S ribosomal protein L29, whose protein sequence is MKASELRELGKEEIQRRLAEARDELLKLRLRRAGEELPNPLRLRVLRRDIARMLTVLREMELKESGGK
- the rplP gene encoding 50S ribosomal protein L16, whose product is MLMPKRVKYRKAMRGRMKGKATSANRIDFGEFGLIALEPSWITARQIEAARLCLTKFLKRTGKLWIRIFPDKPVTKKPAESRMGKGKGTPEEWVCVVKPGRVLFELGGLPRAEAVAALTLAASKMPCKTRLVEREEFTYEGF
- the rpsC gene encoding 30S ribosomal protein S3, with product MGQKTHPLGFRLGITKDWKSVWFEQKRYRECLLEDLKIRRYIEVKLSEAMIADIEIRRVGSRMTITIHTARPGMVFGPKRQALDALREEIRRLIGSDKEVTILVEVVRVPELEAKLVAQSIARQLEQRVAHRRAMKRAVTQAMRLGAQGIKVMVGGRLGGAEIARSEWYREGRVPLQTLRADIDYAMDVAKTIAGTCGVKVWIYKGEIQPAIRS